The DNA region CTCTGCTGAAGTACCGCCGATGACGAAGGCGATATGGTAAGGAGGGCAGGCTGCAGTTCCGAGAGAACGCATCTTCTCAATCATGAACGGAACGAGAGTGTCCGGATTGAGGACAGCCTTGGTCATCTGGTAGAGATAGGTCTTGTTGGCAGAGCCGCCGCCCTTCACCACGCAGAGGAACTTGTACTCCATGCCTTCTTCGGCGTCGATGTCGATCTGGGCAGGAAGGTTGCACTTGGTGTTGATCTCCTTGTACATGTCAAGAGGAGCGTTCTGGCTATAGCGCAGGTTCTCCTCAGTATATGTCTTGTACACTCCCTTTGAGAGGGCTTCCTTGTCGTCGAAGCCTGTCCATACCTGCTGGCCTTTCTCGCCGTGGATGATGGCGGTGCCGGTATCCTGGCAGAACGGGAGCTTGCCCTTGGCTGCGACCTCGGCGTTGCGGAGGAACATCAGGGCTACATATTTGTCGTTGTCAGAAGCCTCCGGATCTGAGAGAATCTTCGCAACCTGCTCGTTGTGGGCAGGACGGAGCATGAAGTTGACGTCGCGGAAAGCCGTGTTTGCGAGCAAGGTAAGAGCTTCCGGCTGGACTTTGAGGATAGGATGCCCCTCGAATTCGCCGACGCTTACATAGTCGCTGGTGAGTTTATAATATTCAGTCGTATCTGGTCCGAGCTGAAACATTGGTGCATATTTGAATTCTGCCATCTTTTATAGTGAGTTTAATGTATTCTGTGATCCCTGCTGCATAAGGTAAGTGCGCATGAACTCGTTCAGGTCGCCATCCAGGACTCCCTGGGTATCGGCGGTCGAGTAATTGGTGCGCAGGTCCTTGACCATCTTGTATGGATGCAGCACGTAGCTCCTGATCTGGGAGCCCCATTCGATTTTCTTCTTCTGGCCCTCGAGCTCGGCCTGTTTCTCCTGACGCTTCTTGAGCTCGATGTCATAGAGACGGGACTTGAGGATTCGGAGAGCGTTCTCCCTGTTGTCGAACTGGGAGCGGGTCTCCGTGTTCTCGACCATGATTCCGGTAGGGATATGGCGCACGCGGACTCCTGTCTCCACTTTGTTGACGTTCTGGCCGCCGTGGCCGCCGCTTCTGAAGGTATCCCATTCGAGGTCCGAAGGATTGATTACTATATTGATCGAGTCGTCCACGAGCGGATATACGAAGACCGAAGAGAATGTGGTCTGACGCTTGCCCTGCGCATTGAACGGGGAGATACGCACCAGACGGTGCACTCCGTTCTCGGCCTTGAGATAGCCGTAGGCGTAGTCTCCCTCGAACTCGATGGTTGCGGACTTGATGCCGGCCTCGTCGCCGTCGAGCAGGGTCGTGACGGTCATCTTCATGCCGTTACGCTCGCCCCATCTCATGTACATGCGCATAAGCATCGCGGACCAGTCGTTGGCCTCCGTGCCGCCGGCTCCGGAATTGATCGTAAGTATGGCTCCGAGATTGTCACCCTCGTCGCCGAGCATATTCTTCATCTCGAGGGCCTCGACCTTGGCGCAGGCGGCCGCATAAGCTTCGTCCAGCTCGCGCGTCTCGTCCGTCTCCATGGTCTCATCCTCGCCTACGCTCTCCTTAGCGAATTCATACAGCACGTCGAGGTCGTCGACTGCAGCCGACGCCTCATCGAATCCTGTAGTCCAGGATTTTATACCGTTCATGTTCTTGAGGAAAGCTTCTGCAGCTTTAGGGTCGTCCCAGAAATCCGGGGCCTCAGTCTTCTTCTGAAGCTCCGTAACCTGCGTCCTTTTTCCCGCTATGTCGAGACATTCTTCGAGAGTCCCGACTCTTCCCCTTAACGACTTTATCTGCTCAGATGTAATCATATATGCAAATATAGGTATTATTTATTATTTCCTCCGAGGGAAGGGAGCATCTTCTGGTATTTCGCCTCCATTTTCTTGTCCTTTTTCTTGCGGGCAAGGATTATGCAGTTCTTGATCGCGGTCTCGTCCTGTTTATTGATTTTCAGCGCTTTATTATAATATTTCAAAGCAGTCTTGTAATCTTCCTTATAGACGAGATAATAAGAGCCGACATTGTCTATGAAGAGCACATTGGAAGGATAGTAGTCGAGCATCCTCTCGGACACTGACCTGAATGCCTCATAGCCTCCGGGAACGGCATAACGGTAGAAAGCGATACAGTACTCCTGCACCAGAGCTTCGAAAAGTTCCTGGCTGGTTTCCATTTCAGGGTAAACCCAGGCCGGCTTGATGCTGGCATTATAGTCGATTAGTCCCTTCAGGTAAGAGACAGCCATGTCCGGGCTTTCCTTCTCGTAAGCGACAAGCGCAGTTATCTTGTTGATTCTCAGATCGAGACGGTCAGGATAAAGATTGATAGCCTCGTCTATCGCCGTCATAGCCTTTCCGAAGAGTTCATCGTCGTAGAAAACCTCCCGGAAATAATACACGGGATTGCCGAGACTGTCCGTAAGAGTCATCAGAGGCTCTGCTCCGAGATATCTGGTGACGTCCTTCTTCTCGATTTTTTCGGAAGCTCCTTTCTCCAGATAGTAGGCAAAGCGGCCGAGAAGCATATCCGGGTCCTGAGGATAATCTGCGGCCCATTTGTCGAGCAGCGTCTCGATCCCGACACCGGCGGCGCCGAGGCGTCCGACCATGATATCGTATCTGTCTTTATATTTCTCCGCAGTCTGGCTCTGCGCAAGAGCCGGCATAGCGAGGACGGCAAACATGGCCGCGATGATAAGAATTCTTCTCATTTTATATCCATTCTAATTCTCCGGTGCACCGGCATCAGACTGTTCGTCCTGTTTCCGAGATTCTTCACGAATCCCAGCGGCACTCCTTCGTAACATATTTTCAGATATCCCTTCGGGGCGTCCGGCAGCAGCAGGTTATCCCTGTGCAGGAAAGCCAGCGCACCCTGGAGGTCGACTTCGGCGGCCGGATAAGCCTCCGGCGCGAGTCTCAGGCAGAGGGCCAGGTCCGGGTCCGGAACCATGTCCCTGCCCTTCAGAGTCCCTACGGCAACGCCCATGGAGATCGGTCTCAGGGCCGCAAGTTTCGGGGCGACGGCGGCGACTGCCTCCGGCATGGCGACTTGCAGGTCACCCGCCCGACGCATGACGACTTCCCCGGTCAGAAGCGGACATTTTTCCGTCCTGACGGCCTTTCCTTCGCTCCTGCCGGCTTCCCCGTCCTTCAGCAGCACCGCACAGTACTGGCCTTCGCCCGGAACCATTCCTGGAAGCAGGCTGTACCCCAGTTCCGTCCGGAAGACCTTCTCCGGTGCCGGTCCCATGTCCATAACTTCGGCCCCGAGAGTCCCGGCGATCCAACGTACGTTGCCGTCATTCTCGCGGCGGTTGAACGTACATGTCGAATAGACGAGAATCCCCCCTTCCGCGAGCGCAGGCCAGACATCGGCGAGAATCCGTCTCTGACGGGCTTCGCACAGGGCTACGTTGTCTTCGGACCATTGGTTCAGCGCCTCTTCGTCCTTTCGGAACATGCCTTCGCCGGAACATGGCACATCGGCCACGATTACGTCGAAAAAGCCTTCGAGAGACGCGAATGCCTTAGGGTCGGCAGAGGTCACGATGACGTTGGGATCGCCCCAGAGGGCGACGTTCTCCGCCAGGATGGTAGCTCTCTGCTTCATTACTTCGTTGGCCACAAGCACATAGCTGTCGCCGCAGATTGAGCGGAGAGAGGCGGCCAGGTCGGTCGTCTTCCCGCCCGGGGCTGCGCATAGGTCGAGGACGCGGAGGTCCCTGCCCTGTCCGGCCGCCTTGCGGAACATTTCCCCGACGAACATTGCCGAGGAGTCTTGCACATAGTATGCACCGCCATGCAGCAGCGGGTCGAGGGTGAATACCGGTCTCTCTGCGAGGAGCCAGCCTTCCGGCGACCATGCCACTTTCTTTGCGCCGCAGCCGAAATGGGCCGCGACTTTATCTTCATTCCAGTTTCCGGCTTTCGACGGGTTCATCCTTACCGAGACGGATGCTGGCAAAGACAACGCGGAGACAACTGTCTTCGCGCCTTTCTCTCCCACGGCATCGGCAAGATACCTTAAAAAAGCCTCTGAAACTTCCATTACATTGATGCGAGTCCGTCCACAATCTTGTCCAGTCCTTCCTTAATCTTGGAACTGAGCAGCATCTTCATCATGAAGTTGAGATCTGCAGATACGTTGATGTGGAATTCAGTCTTGTTTTCTTCGCCCTCGACAGGGTCGAAGAAGAAATCTACATTGAAAGAGAACGGGGCGCCGTCATCGACATAAGAAACCCTCTTGTATGGCTCCCTGGCAGATACGCGGATTCCGATGGAGAAGCCCTGGACTTCTGCCTTAAGGGAGTCGTAGTCAGCGGTCACGTTCTGCTTCTGTTCTTCGGGAAGATACTGCACGAAGTTGCGCATGTCCACGAAGAGCATGTATATCTCATAAGGGGCGCGGCCCACTATTCCATGTTTGCTTTGTATTTCTGTCATAAAGATTTATTTATTCCATTCTGCCGGATTCTCTCTCCACTGCTGCAGCACTTCATAATCTTCCGGCCTGATATATCCGGAGGCAAGGGCCTCGTCTACCAGCGCTCCGTAATTGGAGACTGTCGAGAGAGCTACTCCGGCTTCGGCGAACTGCTTAGCTGCAATTTCGAAGCCATAAGTGAAGATCGCTACCATTCCGAGCACTTCCGCACCGGCATCGCGGAGGGCTTTTACGGCCGCGAGGCTGCTCATTCCGGTAGAGATAAGGTCTTCGATGACAACGACTTTCGCACCGGCAGGGAGCTTGCCCTCGATCTGCGACCCGGTTCCATGGTCCTTCGGCTTAGGACGTACATAGACGAACGGTTTCTGCATCCTGTCTGCGGCGAGAACTCCGTGGGCGATGGCTCCTGTTGCGACTCCGGCGACGACTTCAGCCTCCGGGTACAGTCTCATGGCCTCTTCTGCGAGCCAGCCAGCGACCTTGGAGCGGAGCTCCGGATCGGAGAGTATCCTGCGGTTGTCGCAGTAGATCGGAGAGTGCCAGCCTGATGCCCATGTAAACGGTTCTGTCGGTCTGAGGAGTACAGCGCCGATGTCCATCAGCGCCTTTGCGAGTTTTCTGTCGTTATGTTCCATCGTTTTTTTATAAATTTGCATTCGAATCTACAAAGATAACAAAATGCGGAAGATTTATTTCGAAAAAAGATGCATATTCATATGTACGCCCGATGAGGCAGCCCTCGCCGACCCGAATTCCGTGGAGTTCCACCTCGGCGACAAACTGGATATCCATGCGCTCGTAGGCATGTTCGAGGCTTCGGCGACGCTTAGCCGGATCTATATTCCTACGGATGACATCGAGGCTACATACAAGAGGATCTGCGGAGAGTTCAAGGAGGTCAACGCCGCCGGCGGACTGGTTTCGAACCGGCGCGGGGATTATCTGCTCATCAGCAGGGACGGGCTCTGGGACCTGCCTAAAGGGCATCAGGAGCCCGGAGAGGATATCAGCGTCACGGCTATCCGCGAGGTGCAGGAGGAGACCGGAGTCGACAAGCTTCTGCTCAGGGACCTTATCTGTATCACAGACCATTGTTACAAGAGGAATGACATCTGGCATCTCAAACATACCTGGTGGTATGACATGCTGTATACCGACCCTGTGGATCTTACGCCGCAGCGTGAGGAGGATATCGCCAAAGCTGCCTGGGTAGCCAAATCGAGCCTTCCTCCGTTCCTGAAGAATACCTATCCTTCTATCGTAGAGGTCTTTAGGGAGGCTCATGTCTGATTTCTTTGCCGGATGTGAAACAATTACGGAATTTTGCCGTATAAAGAAATATGAAACTATCTCAATTTAACTTTAGCCTGCCAAAGGATCTAATCGCGCAGGAACCGCCGAGATGGCGGGATGAGTGCCGTCTTCTCGTATTGAACAGGAAGACCGGCGAAATCGAGCATAAACTGTTCAAAGATATCATTCAGTACTTCGGCAAGGACGATATGTTCGTGCTTAACGATACTAAGGTTTTCCCTGCAAGGCTTTACGGCAAGAAGGAGAAGACCGGGGCCGATATCGAGGTGTTCCTGCTCAGGGAGCTTAACCGCGAGCAGAGATTGTGGGACGTAATCGTCGATCCTGCAAGGAAGATCCGTATCGGCAACAAGCTGTATTTCGGCGAGGACGAGAGTCTTGTGGCTGAAGTTATCGACAATACCACTTCGCGCGGCCGTACCCTGAGATTCCTGTACGACGGCAGCTACGAGGATTTCAAGGAGACTCTTTTCGGTCTCGGCGAGACTCCTATCCTGCCTTGGGTTAAGCCGAAGGTCACTCCGGAAGATGCAGTCAATTTCCAGACTATCTTCGCGAAGTATGAGGGTGCCGTTTCAGCTCCTGCCGCCGGCCTGCATTTCAGCCGCGAGCTTTTCAACAGGATGATTCTCAAGGATATCCGCAAGACTTTCATTACCGTGCACATGGGTCTCGGCCATTTCCGCAAGGTTGATGTCGAGGATCTCAGCAAGCATAAGATGGATTCCGAGAAGTATATCATCACTCCGCAGGCTGCCGATGAGATCAACCGTACCAAGAAGAGCGGACATCAGGTCGTTGCGATAGGCGTGACTGTCATGCGCGCCTTGGAGACCAACGTCACCACCAATGACGAGGTCAATGCGGACGACAACTGGACCAGCAAGTTCATCTTCCCTCCTTACCGTTTCGCCATCCCTACCGCCATCGTCACCAACTTCCATCTGCCTTGCTCTACGATGCTGATGACCGTTGCCGCTTTCGGTGGTTACGAGAATGTAATGAAGGCTTATTCTACTGCTATCGCGGAAGGTTATAAGTTCGGTCCTTACGGCGATGCGATGCTTATTCTCTAGCGATTTGCGCGAAGTAGATTAAAAATCATAAAATTCTTTTATAAAATCATAAAAAAGCGATCTGCAAACTCAACATGCAGACCGCTTTTTTCATACCTTCACCCTTCGGACAGGAACCCGATGTCCTGTCATCCAGAGCCCGGCCGGCTACGTCAAGTTCGAAAAAGCTATTCGGTTCGCTACCTGAGCCTAAACGGCTAACTTCTCCCTTTTACGACGTCAAGCCGTCGTAACGGTCGTCAGACACACGCCGTTCTTAACGGCTCCGGTGGCCGCTCCCTCATTTAACGCTTTTCCTCAATTCCTCCGCCGGCTCGGGTTCTGGATGAAAAAGACAACAGGTTATCAAAAAATTACTGGTTTATAGACGAAGGTATAGTGTATGGAAAAATGTGATTTTGACGAGAGGGCGGGAATGCTCGCCTTGAACAGGATTTTCGGCTTCGAGCCGATTGTGGGAAAGAGACTGCTGGAAGCGCTGGGCTCGGCGAAGGAAGCATTCGGCATGAAACGGGAAGAACTCAGGGAACTGATCGGTCCGTACCCGAAGTACCTTGACGCCCTCATACCACAAAAACTGGACGAAGCCAGGAAAGAACTTGAAGATCTCGGAAAACGGGGATTCCGGTTCCTGGACCTCGGGATGGAAGAATATCCGGAACTTCTCCGGGAATGCGAGGATCCCCCTATCGGACTATATGTCCGGGCTTCAGCCCCGCTCGGAGAAATCTTCGGGAGGCGGCCCAAGATCGCCGTCGTCGGGACCAGGGACATCAGCCCCTACGGCCGGCAATGGTGCTCAACCCTGGTCCGGACAATGGCCCGCTGCCCTGTCAGGCCAACGATAGTCAGCGGACTGGCCATCGGCACCGACATAATCGCGCAACGCACGGCCCTCGAAGAGGGACTTCCGACTATCGGGGTCATGGCAACGGGCATCGACTCCGTCTATCCATACCGGCACACCCATGACGCCGCCATGATCGCCGCAGCCCCTGCCTCCGCCCTGGTGACGGACTACCCGCCCGGGACCCAGCCCCTCGCGATCCACTTTCTCCGCCGCAACCGGATAATCGCCGGCCTGAGCGAAGCGACCATTCTCATAGAATCGAAGATCAGGGGCGGAGGCATGATGACCGCAAGACTTGCGTTCTCATACCAGCGCGACGTGTACGCCCTGCCGGGGCGTATCGATGACGTCCGGTCGCAGGGGTGCAATTACATGCTCCGGGAGAAGATCGCCGAACCGTTCACAGACATCGACGAACTGATGGAAAGGCTCGGGCTGGGAAACGGTCCTGCAAGGCAACGCAGGGACCTCGGATCGGAAATCAGGCAGGCGCTCGGGGACATGGTCCCGGAAGACAGGTTGCCGCAGATCCTCCGGATTGCGGGGCTGATCCGGGAAAAGCGCGGAATCTCGTTGCCGGAGCTATGTGCAGAGACCGGCTGGGACTGGCAGGACGTCGCCTATTGCACCGGGATGCTCGAGAACGGAGACATCATCGAGACGGACTTGCTGCAAAAATGTTGGATAAAAACGAAAAATCTGTAGTTTTAATTGTAAATTTGCCACTTAATGGCAAGATATATCGACACACATGCCCATTTCTATGACGAAGGACTCGTAAAAGACAGCGAGGAAGCCATCGGAAGGGCTATACAGGCCGGAGTCACAAAAATGATCCAGGCCGACATAGACAGCAAAGAGAGAGACCTTATGTGGGAAATCGCTGACCGCCATCCGGGAGCGATATTCAACATGACGGGACTCTATCCGGGCTCGGTCGGAAAGGACTGGGAGCACGAGCTGGAGGCGATGATGCCGTACTTCGGGCGCGGATCCGTCGCTGTCGGGGAAATCGGGCTGGACTACCACTGGTCGGTCGAATTTGCCGCGGAGCAGAAGCTGGCGCTGAAGGCCCAGCTGGAACTGGCCGACCGCATGGACATGCCGGTGAATATCCATCTCCGGGACGCGACGGACGATTTCTTCGCCGTGCTCGAAGAATGCAGAGGCCTGCGGATGCGGGGAAATGTGCATGCGTTCAGCGGCAGTTGGGAGACGTTCGTGAAGCTGCAGAAATATGGGGACTGGTCGGTCGGAATCGGCGGCGTAGTCACATACAAGAACGCCAAGGTAGCCGAGAGCGTCAAGAAGATTCCGCTGGAGAAGATCCTGCTGGAGACCGATGCGCCTTATCTGCCGCCGGTGCCGCATCGCGGCGAGAGGAACGAGAGCTGCTATATCCCGCTTATTGCGGCCAAGATTGCCGAGCTTAAAGGAATTGACATCGAAGAAGTCGCCGCGGTCACTACGGCCAATGCGGAGAGCCTCTTCAGAATATGACACTATAACTTTTATGAATAACAGATCTTCGCTGCTGATGATCTACACCGGCGGCACAATCGGAATGAAACAGGACGCCACGGACCAGACTCTGAAGCCTTTCGACTTCGGCCAGATCCTCAACGAGGTGCCTGAAATCCGTAAATTCGCATTCAAGATCGACACATATACCTTCGATCCGCTGATCGACTCTTCCGACGTAGAACCGGCCCTCTGGGTCAATCTCGCGCAGCTGATCCGCGACCGCTATGACCTCTACGACGGATTCATAATCCTTCATGGCACCGACACGATGGCCTATTCCGCCTCTGCGCTCAGCTTCATGATGGACGGGCTGACAAAGCCGGTCATCTTCACCGGAAGCCAGCTCCCGATCGGAGTCCCGAGGACCGACGGCAAAGAGAACCTTATTTCGGCCGTCGAAATAGCTTCGGCCAAGGACTCCGAAGGTCATGCCCTCGTCCCGGAGGTATGCATATATTTCAATTCACTGCTGATGAGGGGAAACAGATGTACCAAGACTGACGCGGAGGCGTTCAGGGCATTCAGGAGCCCGAACTGCGATCCCCTCGCGGAGGCCGGCATAAACATCCGCTACGACAGCTCCCTGATCAGGAAGCCTCTGGACTGGTACCAGAGCCTTTCCATAAGCACCAATCTGGATACGAGAGTTTCCATTCTGAAGGTCCATCCGGGCATCACTCCGCAGCTTGTTCGGACAGTGATGTGCGACCCGGAGACAAGGGCCGTGATCATGGAGACTTATGGCTCGGGAAATGCCCCGACGAAGCAGTGGTTCCTGGACATAATCCGGGAGTCTTGCGAAAGCGGGAAGGTGGTCGTCAATGTCACTCAGTGCCAGGCCGGTACCGTCAACATGAACCTTTATGCAACCGGAAAAGCTCTCAAGGATGCCGGCGTCCTGAACGGATATGACTGCACGACAGAGAGTTGCCTCGCCAAGCTTTTTTACCTCATGGGAAAAAGCCCTGACAATGAGTGGGTAAAGGGAATGATGGAGCGGAACCTCAAGGGGGAAATATCCAAATAACCTTTGTAGAATGAAAATAAATTGCTAAATTGCACCGCATTTTGCGACGATAATATTTAAAACTTTAATAACATTATTAATTATTTCAAACACACAACAATTATGAAAAAGTTTTTCATGATTCTCGCAGCAATCAGCGTTCTCGCTGTTTCTGCTAACAACATCTACGCTCAGGACGAGGCTGCCGCTCCTGCACAGGAAGAGGCCGTTGCTCCTGCTGAGGAAGTATCTGCTCCGGCTGCTGCCGCTGAAGAGACTCCTCTCAACCAGGCACTCAAGACCAAGTTCATCGAGGGTGGTGCAGGCTTCATGTCCCTGATCATCATCTGCCTTATCATCGGTCTTGCACTCTCTATCGAGCGTATCCTTTATCTTACTTTTGCAAAAACCAATACCCAGAAGCTCCTCGCTTCCGTTGAGTCTGCTCTTGCAGAGGGCGGTATCGAGAAGGCTAAAGAGGTATGCCGCAATACCCGCGGTCCTGTAGCAAGCATCTTCTACCAGGGACTTCTCCGTTACGACCAGGGTGTCGACACAGTTGAAAAGACAATCGTATCTTACGGTTCAGTTCAGATGAGCAACATGGAAAGCGGTCTTTCTTGGATCTCTCTCTTCATCGCCATCGCTCCGTCTCTCGGATTCCTCGGAACCGTTATCGGTATGATCCAGGCCTTCGATGATATCCAGAAGGCAGGTGATATTTCTCCTAACGTTGTCGCCGGAGGTATGAAGGTTGCCCTTATCACCACTGTCGGTGGTTTGATCGTAGCCATGATTCTCCAGGTGTTCTACAACTATATCCTCGCGAAGATCGAGAACCTTACTATCGATATGGAAGATTCTTCAATCTCCCTCGTTGATATGATCACCAAATACAACAAGAAATAATCATCTTTTCAATCTTTGACAGAATGAAAAATTTTAACAAGATATTCAAATGGATCATGCTGGCGATTATCGTTGTCGCTCTCGGTCTGCTTGTATGGGGATTCGTAAAGGGATTCCCTGCAAACGTAGCCGAGGACAACGGAACCGTTGACCCGCTCCTTAACTGGGGTTACGTAGTAATAGGTATCGCCCTGTTCTGCGTAATCGTGGTCGGCACTATCGTTTCAGCTATCAACAATCCTAAGAGTCTTGTAAAATTGGGTATCGTTCTCGCAGCCATCGCAGCAGTATGCTTCGTAGTATATCTGCTCTCTCCTGGCAACGAGGCTCTCAATCTTACTGTAGACCAGCCATCTGCTACGACTCTTAAACTTACTGACACCGTCCTCAACCTCACATATCTCTCTGGTGCTCTTGCAATCCTTGCTATAGTATTCGGTGAGATCTGGGGCGCAGTACGTAAATAATTTTTGCTCTATGGGAAAG from Bacteroidales bacterium WCE2008 includes:
- a CDS encoding ADP-ribose pyrophosphatase YjhB, NUDIX family — encoded protein: MRKIYFEKRCIFICTPDEAALADPNSVEFHLGDKLDIHALVGMFEASATLSRIYIPTDDIEATYKRICGEFKEVNAAGGLVSNRRGDYLLISRDGLWDLPKGHQEPGEDISVTAIREVQEETGVDKLLLRDLICITDHCYKRNDIWHLKHTWWYDMLYTDPVDLTPQREEDIAKAAWVAKSSLPPFLKNTYPSIVEVFREAHV
- a CDS encoding 16S rRNA C967 or C1407 C5-methylase, RsmB/RsmF family; translated protein: MEVSEAFLRYLADAVGEKGAKTVVSALSLPASVSVRMNPSKAGNWNEDKVAAHFGCGAKKVAWSPEGWLLAERPVFTLDPLLHGGAYYVQDSSAMFVGEMFRKAAGQGRDLRVLDLCAAPGGKTTDLAASLRSICGDSYVLVANEVMKQRATILAENVALWGDPNVIVTSADPKAFASLEGFFDVIVADVPCSGEGMFRKDEEALNQWSEDNVALCEARQRRILADVWPALAEGGILVYSTCTFNRRENDGNVRWIAGTLGAEVMDMGPAPEKVFRTELGYSLLPGMVPGEGQYCAVLLKDGEAGRSEGKAVRTEKCPLLTGEVVMRRAGDLQVAMPEAVAAVAPKLAALRPISMGVAVGTLKGRDMVPDPDLALCLRLAPEAYPAAEVDLQGALAFLHRDNLLLPDAPKGYLKICYEGVPLGFVKNLGNRTNSLMPVHRRIRMDIK
- a CDS encoding peptide chain release factor 2 gives rise to the protein MITSEQIKSLRGRVGTLEECLDIAGKRTQVTELQKKTEAPDFWDDPKAAEAFLKNMNGIKSWTTGFDEASAAVDDLDVLYEFAKESVGEDETMETDETRELDEAYAAACAKVEALEMKNMLGDEGDNLGAILTINSGAGGTEANDWSAMLMRMYMRWGERNGMKMTVTTLLDGDEAGIKSATIEFEGDYAYGYLKAENGVHRLVRISPFNAQGKRQTTFSSVFVYPLVDDSINIVINPSDLEWDTFRSGGHGGQNVNKVETGVRVRHIPTGIMVENTETRSQFDNRENALRILKSRLYDIELKKRQEKQAELEGQKKKIEWGSQIRSYVLHPYKMVKDLRTNYSTADTQGVLDGDLNEFMRTYLMQQGSQNTLNSL
- a CDS encoding S-adenosylmethionine:tRNA ribosyltransferase-isomerase, which translates into the protein MKLSQFNFSLPKDLIAQEPPRWRDECRLLVLNRKTGEIEHKLFKDIIQYFGKDDMFVLNDTKVFPARLYGKKEKTGADIEVFLLRELNREQRLWDVIVDPARKIRIGNKLYFGEDESLVAEVIDNTTSRGRTLRFLYDGSYEDFKETLFGLGETPILPWVKPKVTPEDAVNFQTIFAKYEGAVSAPAAGLHFSRELFNRMILKDIRKTFITVHMGLGHFRKVDVEDLSKHKMDSEKYIITPQAADEINRTKKSGHQVVAIGVTVMRALETNVTTNDEVNADDNWTSKFIFPPYRFAIPTAIVTNFHLPCSTMLMTVAAFGGYENVMKAYSTAIAEGYKFGPYGDAMLIL
- a CDS encoding DNA processing protein, with protein sequence MEKCDFDERAGMLALNRIFGFEPIVGKRLLEALGSAKEAFGMKREELRELIGPYPKYLDALIPQKLDEARKELEDLGKRGFRFLDLGMEEYPELLRECEDPPIGLYVRASAPLGEIFGRRPKIAVVGTRDISPYGRQWCSTLVRTMARCPVRPTIVSGLAIGTDIIAQRTALEEGLPTIGVMATGIDSVYPYRHTHDAAMIAAAPASALVTDYPPGTQPLAIHFLRRNRIIAGLSEATILIESKIRGGGMMTARLAFSYQRDVYALPGRIDDVRSQGCNYMLREKIAEPFTDIDELMERLGLGNGPARQRRDLGSEIRQALGDMVPEDRLPQILRIAGLIREKRGISLPELCAETGWDWQDVAYCTGMLENGDIIETDLLQKCWIKTKNL
- a CDS encoding biopolymer transport protein ExbB; the protein is MILAAISVLAVSANNIYAQDEAAAPAQEEAVAPAEEVSAPAAAAEETPLNQALKTKFIEGGAGFMSLIIICLIIGLALSIERILYLTFAKTNTQKLLASVESALAEGGIEKAKEVCRNTRGPVASIFYQGLLRYDQGVDTVEKTIVSYGSVQMSNMESGLSWISLFIAIAPSLGFLGTVIGMIQAFDDIQKAGDISPNVVAGGMKVALITTVGGLIVAMILQVFYNYILAKIENLTIDMEDSSISLVDMITKYNKK
- a CDS encoding TatD DNase family protein, with protein sequence MARYIDTHAHFYDEGLVKDSEEAIGRAIQAGVTKMIQADIDSKERDLMWEIADRHPGAIFNMTGLYPGSVGKDWEHELEAMMPYFGRGSVAVGEIGLDYHWSVEFAAEQKLALKAQLELADRMDMPVNIHLRDATDDFFAVLEECRGLRMRGNVHAFSGSWETFVKLQKYGDWSVGIGGVVTYKNAKVAESVKKIPLEKILLETDAPYLPPVPHRGERNESCYIPLIAAKIAELKGIDIEEVAAVTTANAESLFRI
- a CDS encoding orotate phosphoribosyltransferase translates to MEHNDRKLAKALMDIGAVLLRPTEPFTWASGWHSPIYCDNRRILSDPELRSKVAGWLAEEAMRLYPEAEVVAGVATGAIAHGVLAADRMQKPFVYVRPKPKDHGTGSQIEGKLPAGAKVVVIEDLISTGMSSLAAVKALRDAGAEVLGMVAIFTYGFEIAAKQFAEAGVALSTVSNYGALVDEALASGYIRPEDYEVLQQWRENPAEWNK
- a CDS encoding asparaginase; this translates as MIYTGGTIGMKQDATDQTLKPFDFGQILNEVPEIRKFAFKIDTYTFDPLIDSSDVEPALWVNLAQLIRDRYDLYDGFIILHGTDTMAYSASALSFMMDGLTKPVIFTGSQLPIGVPRTDGKENLISAVEIASAKDSEGHALVPEVCIYFNSLLMRGNRCTKTDAEAFRAFRSPNCDPLAEAGINIRYDSSLIRKPLDWYQSLSISTNLDTRVSILKVHPGITPQLVRTVMCDPETRAVIMETYGSGNAPTKQWFLDIIRESCESGKVVVNVTQCQAGTVNMNLYATGKALKDAGVLNGYDCTTESCLAKLFYLMGKSPDNEWVKGMMERNLKGEISK